The Oncorhynchus clarkii lewisi isolate Uvic-CL-2024 chromosome 29, UVic_Ocla_1.0, whole genome shotgun sequence genome contains a region encoding:
- the LOC139388549 gene encoding amyloid-beta A4 precursor protein-binding family A member 1-like, whose translation MSYKQQGEGLGDAILEEHKASPASRNRQPNSTGGEGVPVRRSWRPCQMLGQDGKEHHHHHHPPIPHQGSGRGPARHRRRTPSGQGPSRQWEGAEMEPPHHTQPPRPGAARYRRQGEPRVRVHRQRPPTRDGQDTHALPFQQQRSSGAPLTEQRDMTGPATMKQQHPPHSCPPHHTQNSRAPDLTAGTSPIPTHHTPCPTAPDPPSQDLHQTLPNIESPQPQEEEEEGYSSSITQSVSTQSGFDNQTDLENQREGGHGEGELKETGLGEEDSSERDLVEDDQEDRTNEYCSDTESAASLSMEAPPLSSPPHQSPFLPPPLQSENSDQYSDEFSPSPTYENDIMPDDENYTDSPLSHPKSFTFRDSYPKTYAEFYNESYPQSESITESNTEPYAKSYPQSFPAPLKLINYPDRRSEADPDEPYSELHPGSCSRRQSEHVYKGATDTEPQPCDSWPGRDVGLPQTSPHWQGRSVGSRLHHYNDTTSDGEDDSLKESPRSQSLGPPPWNVQGEAQSERPSSGQPDSGEFQDEQAGLELRPPAEGLSEDSVTGSGDAISLAIRDIREAIEEVKTKTVRSPYTPDQPIEPVWVMRPEVSPNEDESSPEQPPGGEPVSQSPSHYNPVPARVPSPVHVPVPAPAPSRVPVPVPEHVCPVRVESSRTHQDQQKEHREQREPPRPPSIEEIQRHMPSFPTYVEVPGPCDPEDLIDGIIFAASYLGSTHLLSERTPTKSARMQQAQEAMSRVRTAQKQAKNRKKTGGEIPSSTEVDLFMSTQRIKVLNADTQASMMDLPLRTISYIADIGNMVVLMARGKMVRSRSAQEHLNHTTDHTNSPARDDLPQYRMVCHVFESEDAQLIAQSIGQAFSVAYQEFLRANGIDPNDLSQREYSDLLNTQDMYNDDLIHFSKSENCRDVYIEKQKGEMLGVVIVESGWGSILPTVIIASMMHFGPAEKSGGLNIGDQLMTVNGTSLVGLPLSTCQSIIKGLKAQSKIKLNIVRCPPVTMVLIRRPDLRYQLGFSVQNGIICSLMRGGIAERGGVRVGHRIIDINGQSVVATPHEKIVQVLSNAVGEIHMKTMPAAMYRLLTAQEQPVYI comes from the exons ATGAGCTACAAGCAGCAGGGGGAGGGGCTAGGTGATGCTATCTTGGAGGAGCATAAGGCTTCACCTGCTTCCAGAAACCGGCAGCCCAATAGCACAGGGGGAGAAGGGGTCCCTGTCCGGAGAAGTTGGAGACCCTGCCAAATGCTCGGTCAGGATGGGAAggaacatcaccaccaccatcatcctcCTATTCCGCACCAAGGCTCGGGCCGCGGCCCTGCACGGCACCGTAGACGAACTCCCTCAGGGCAGGGCCCATCCAGACAGTGGGAGGGAGCAGAAATGGAGCCTCCTCACCACACCCAGCCGCCTCGCCCTGGCGCGGCCCGCTACCGCCGCCAGGGAGAGCCCAGGGTTAGAGTTCACAGACAGAGACCGCCGACGAGAGATGGCCAAGACACCCACGCCCTGCCGTTTCAACAGCAACGGTCATCTGGCGCTCCCCTGACTGAACAGAGGGACATGACTGGTCCCGCAACAATGAAGCAGCAGCACCCCCCACACTCCTGtccaccccaccacacacagaaCAGTAGAGCACCTGACCTTACTGCTGGTACCTCTCCTAtccccacacaccacacaccatgtcCTACTGCCCCTGATCCCCCTTCCCAAGACCTGCATCAAACCCTTCCCAACATAGAGTCTCCCCAAcctcaggaggaagaggaggaagggtaCAGCTCATCCATAACGCAGTCTGTTAGTACTCAAAGTGGATTTGACAACCAGACAGACCTAGAGAACCAGAGGGAGGGGGGCCATGGAGAGGGGGAGCTAAAAGAGACCGGTCTGGGAGAAGAAGACAGCAGCGAGAGGGATCTGGTAGAGGATGATCAGGAAGATAGAACTAATGAGTACTGTTCTGACACTGAGAGTGCTGCCTCGCTAAGCATGGAGGCTCCGCCCCTGAGTTCACCTCCTCACCAATCACCATTCTTGCCCCCTCCACTTCAGTCTGAGAACTCGGACCAATATAGTGACGAGTTTAGCCCAAGTCCCACCTATGAAAATGACATAATGCCTGATGATGAGAACTACACTGATTCTCCACTGTCCCACCCCAAATCCTTCACCTTCAGAGACTCGTATCCTAAGACCTATGCAGAATTCTATAATGAGTCCTACCCACAGTCAGAATCTATCACAGAATCCAACACAGAGCCCTACGCAAAATCCTACCCTCAGTCTTTCCCTGCACCCTTGAAATTGATTAATTATCCAGACAGGAGATCTGAGGCTGACCCTGATGAGCCATATTCAGAACTTCACCCAGGTTCCTGCAGTCGTAGACAGAGCGAGCATGTTTATAAGGGAGCTACAGACACTGAACCCCAACCCTGTGACTCCTGGCCAGGTAGGGATGTGGGGTTACCACAGACCAGCCCCCATTGGCAGGGACGCTCAGTCGGCTCAAGGCTACACCACTACAATGACACTACGTCTGATGGGGAGGACGACAGCCTCAAAGAAAGCCCCAGATCCCAAAGCCTGGGGCCACCTCCCTGGAACGTGCAAGGTGAAGCCCAGTCAGAGCGTCCCAGCTCTGGGCAGCCTGATTCAGGTGAGTTCCAGGATGAGCAGGCCGGGTTGGAGCTCCGACCTCCAGCGGAAGGCCTTTCAGAGGACAGTGTCACAGGCTCAGGAGATGCTATCTCTCTGGCCATCAGGGACATCCGAGAGGCCATAGAGGAGGTGAAGACAAAGACGGTGCGCTCGCCCTACACTCCTGACCAGCCCATAGAGCCTGTGTGGGTGATGAGACCGGAGGTCAGTCCTAATGAGGACGAATCCTCCCCAGAGCAGCCACCGGGTGGCGAA CCTGTCTCTCAGTCTCCTTCACACTATAACCCAGTCCCAGCCCGAGTTCCCTCCCCTGTCCATGTTCCAGTACCAGCTCCAGCCCCATCCAGAGTTCCGGTGCCAGTCCCAGAGCATGTCTGTCCTGTGAGGGTAGAGTCCTCCAGAACACACCAGGATCAGCAGAAGGAGCATAGAGAACAGAGGGAGCCGCCTAGGCCACCATCCATTGAGGAG ATCCAGAGGCATATGCCGTCCTTCCCTACATACGTGGAAG TCCCAGGGCCATGTGACCCAGAGGACCTGATTGATGGCATCATTTTTGCAGCCAGCTACCTGGGCTCCACCCACCTGCTGTCAGAGAGGACTCCCACTAAGAGTGCCCGCATGCAGCAGGCCCAGGAGGCTATGAGCCGTGTCAGG ACTGCACAAAAGCAAGCTAAAAACAGAAAGAAG ACTGGGGGGGAGATTCCTTCTTCCACTGAAGTGGATCTCTTCATGTCTACACAGAGGATCAAAGTGCTGAATGCAGACACTCAG GCGTCCATGATGGACCTGCCACTGAGGACCATCTCCTACATCGCCGACATAGGCAACATGGTGGTGCTGATGGCCAGGGGGAAGATGGTACGCTCCAGGAGCGCTCAGGAACATCTGAACCATACAACTGACCACACCAACAGCCCTGCCCGCGACGACCTCCCCCAGTACAGGATGGTCTGCCACGTGTTTGAGTCGGAGGAT GCCCAGCTCATAGCCCAGTCTATTGGCCAGGCCTTCAGTGTGGCGTACCAGGAGTTCCTGCGGGCCAATGGCATCGACCCAAATGACCTGAGTCAGAGGGAGTACAGCGACCTGCTCAACACTCAGGACATGTACAACGATGACCTCATCCACTTCTCCAAGTCAGAGAACTGCAGAGAT GTTTACATAGAGAAGCAGAAGGGAGAGATGCTGGGCGTGGTCATAGTGGAGTCAGGCTGGGGCTCTATTCTGCCCACCGTCATCATTGCTAGCATGATGCATTTTGGGCCTGCGGAGAAGTCTGGTGGACTCAACATTGGTGACCAGCTCATGACCGTCAATGGAACCAGTCTGGTTGGACTGCCCCTCTCCACTTGCCAGAGTATCATCAAG GGTCTGAAGGCCCAGTCCAAGATTAAGTTGAACATCGTCAGGTGTCCCCCCGTCACTATGGTGCTGATCCGCAGACCAGACCTCCGATATCAGCTGGGCTTCAGCGTACAGAATGGCATT ATCTGCAGTCTGATGAGGGGGGGCATTGCTGAGAGAGGAGGGGTCCGTGTCGGTCATCGCATCATTGATATCAACGGTCAGAGTGTGGTGGCTACACCTCATGAGAAGATTGTTCAAGTCCTGTCTAATGCAGTGGGAGAG ATCCACATGAAGACGATGCCTGCAGCCATGTACCGTCTATTGACTGCCCAGGAACAGCCGGTCTACATCTGA